In one window of Clavelina lepadiformis chromosome 4, kaClaLepa1.1, whole genome shotgun sequence DNA:
- the LOC143452708 gene encoding xyloside xylosyltransferase 1-like, which produces MPQRKQVTKPSSMIFRLTSSKPMQVLLVAAAITTVFLFYKFATSGEDFLSQSRAAYHAESKMGIKDGKSSSQAALHEIYPDDTFEEKHAKVSKNQAIKHAQEFENDFHLLFLFTRLKEHPKLKEKFNTAFGSLFSLAKFHDDEVLHIHFICDENGRTYVEDYLQQHIDHPEFKLKVHFHNINTLGDQLLAEVGKFKSLLGKDGKNNAYYDDALFYLSLVIHKILPQNVHRLVQVDLDLKFMVNIREIWDEFSYFTHENIIGIAYENQPVYRNVLWKYRRENPGTKFGSQLPDGNPGFNSGVLLLHLDHLRSSKVYNSYLDNKVMGQLVQKYSFQGHLGDQDFFTLLSFERSELFFILDCGWNKQLCEWWRNKGFEDVFDYYFKCGETVKIWHGNCNTPFPKE; this is translated from the coding sequence atGCCTCAGAGAAAGCAAGTGACAAAACCAAGTAGCATGATCTTCAGGCTCACTTCTAGCAAGCCCATGCAAGTTCTTCTTGTAGCAGCCGCCATAACaactgtttttcttttctacaAATTTGCTACAAGCGGTGAAGATTTTTTAAGTCAGAGCCGTGCTGCTTACCATGCTGAAAGCAAGATGGGAATAAAGGATGGAAAATCATCCAGTCAAGCTGCTTTGCATGAAATATATCCAGACGATACCTTTGAAGAGAAACACGCTAAAGTATCAAAAAACCAAGCAATAAAACACGCTCAagaatttgaaaatgattttcatcttttgttTCTATTTACAAGGCTGAAAGAACATCCTAAActtaaagaaaagtttaacACTGCTTTCGGATCATTATTCAGTCTTGCCAAATTCCACGATGACGAAGTCTTgcatattcattttatttgtgaTGAAAATGGCCGCACTTATGTTGAGGATTATTTGCAACAACACATCGACCATCCAGAATTTAAATTGAAAGTACATTTTCACAACATTAATACGCTTGGTGACCAACTGTTAGCAGAAGTCGGAAAATTTAAATCATTACTGGGAAAAGATGGAAAAAACAATGCCTACTACGATGAcgcattgttttatttgtctcTAGTTATTCACAAAATTCTGCCACAGAATGTGCATCGTTTAGTTCAGGTGGATCTTGACCTGAAGTTTATGGTGAACATTCGTGAGATTTGGGATGAATTTTCCTACTTCACTCATGAGAATATTATCGGAATCGCATATGAAAACCAGCCAGTTTATAGAAACGTTTTGTGGAAATATCGCCGTGAGAACCCAGGAACAAAATTCGGCAGTCAACTTCCAGATGGAAACCCTGGATTCAATTCCGGAGTGTTACTCCTCCATCTTGACCACCTGCGATCATCCAAAGTTTACAATTCATACCTTGACAACAAAGTCATGGGGCAACTTGTGCAGAAATACTCCTTCCAAGGTCATTTAGGAGATCAAGATTTTTTCACCCTCCTGAGTTTTGAACGATCAGAATTGTTTTTCATCCTAGATTGTGGCTGGAATAAACAGCTATGTGAATGGTGGAGAAATAAAGGGTTCGAAGATGTTTTCGATTACTATTTCAAGTGTGGTGAAACTGTTAAAATATGGCATGGTAACTGTAACACTCCTTTCCCGAAAGAGTAA
- the LOC143452711 gene encoding uncharacterized protein LOC143452711, protein MAALNKFTMTPLLKKKNHANEGEEMSLIAIKRRMEVIKKFPGDERTAKTLEKYPSYKLKEKCITDIAIFFGYSSKENMVNKCRLRFCNFIEGRSLCCETGCVYLMEFSKVMNQLEAVSSPKELSTVIKLMNDGSVKLVKDRNQPHKLCAGTK, encoded by the exons ATGGCAGCCTTAAATAAATTCACAATGACGCCActtctgaaaaagaaaaatcacgcAAACGAGGGGGAAGAAATGTCATTAATAGCGATCAAGAGGAGGATGGaagttatcaaaaaatttcctGGTGACGAACGCACTGCAAAGACTTTAGAAAAGTACCCATCATACAAGTTGAAAGAAAAG TGCATAACCGACATTGCTATATTCTTTGGATATTCCTCTAAGGAAAACATGGTGAACAAGTGCCGGTTgcgattttgtaatttcatcGAGGGAAGGTCATTGTGCTGTGAAACAGGGTGTGTATACCTAATGGAATTTTCCAAAGTTATGAACCAACTAGAAGCAGTTTCTTCTCCTAAAGAGCTATCTACTGTCATCAAGCTTATGAATGATGGAAGCGTAAAGCTCGTTAAAGATCGAAATCAGCCACATAAGTTGTGTGCAGGTACTAAATGA